The following coding sequences lie in one Arachis ipaensis cultivar K30076 chromosome B03, Araip1.1, whole genome shotgun sequence genomic window:
- the LOC110270106 gene encoding uncharacterized protein LOC110270106: protein MHLQICSLLSFFFNAAFSHSNFPYKLPMIANGTYYTSSTTRRTGSDGVIFEVAKEADSSIRKVSHRVSKGIHCKGHSLSRKLNSDGRVDMQAVICSEYIIDLIFFN, encoded by the exons ATGCATTTGCAGATCTGTTCACTCCTGAGCTTCTTCTTCAACGCTGCTTTCTCTCACTCCAATTTCCCCTATAAACTGCCGAtg ATTGCTAATGGAACATACTATACTTCGTCAACGACAAGGAGGACCGGCAGTGATGGG GTGATATTTGAAGTGGCCAAAGAGGCTGATAGTTCTATAAGGAAAGTTTCTCACAGAGTTTCCAAAGGCATTCACTGCAAG GGACATTCCCTTTCAAGAAAACTTAATTCGGATGGTAGAGTGGATATGCAGGCAGTGATATGCAGTGAATATATAATTGATCTtatattttttaactaa